The Kordia sp. SMS9 DNA window GTATTCTATAGATTGATTTACACGATCTCTAATTTCACCTTGAGATACATCAATACTATCTTGAATGGCATGATGTGCATATAATTTGTCTTCCATTAATTTCCCTAGCAAACCACATTTGGTCAAATCTGCTGAATTGACACCTTGTTGTTTCAAGTCTAGTAAAAATTTATCCACATCAGATTCTAAAATGACAAAATCACCCACTACGGCAGCAACGCCGTCAATTTTTACACGCTTTACATTCGATTTTGTGGAATCGTTTGCTTGCGTTTTCGCTTCCGTCATGGTTTCAGTTACCACCGTTGCATCGTCCTTTTCCTGCGCTTGCATACCAAATGCTACAAGCAGCATAAGTACATATATACCTTGCTTCATGTTAATTATATGTTTCAAACTGTTTTTGCTTAATTGCATCTTTTGTGATGTCTTTTTCTAATTTTCTGATAAATTCAAGTTTGCGTTTGTTCAGAATGATTTGTCGTACTGTGGGGCGAACATACGCGAGTGGCGCAATATCATTCCTACCGATTTTATCTTCAATTCGCACCAAATATAGTTCTAATGAATCTTCTATCTGAGAAAATTGTGATTTTTTTAAGTATTTCTCTTTGTTTTCGGTATTTATGACTGGGATTTTATTGAAAATCTGCGTTTGTTTTACCCAAATAGAATCGTTTAAAGAGTAATTGTTAAACTGAATCGCTAACGAATCTAACACGAATTTATCTTCTGTATCAAAACGCTCAAAACGCTCCGTAATTTCTTCTATATTAGAGTTGTCTTTGGCAATGTTAATGTACCGCAGTTTTAACAACTCTTCATTGAGTTTAAAGTTTTCTTTATTGGTTGTATAATATGCCGCTTCATCAAACGCCGTAACCGTGGTATCAATAGATTGCTTGACCAAGGCTTCTTTGTAGGCTTCAATGTATAAATCGTTGCGATATTCTTCCACCAATTCGTCAAAAGCATCTAGTTTTTCTTGTGGCAAATTGAACTTAGCGCGCTGAATGAACAGTTCTTGCGTAGCCCAACGATCAATATAATTGTTGACGATCATCGTGCTGTCTTCGGAAGAAATATTATCAGAAAGTAATGGCAGAATATCACTTTCATACAAATAACTTTCCCCAACTCTGGCAATTGGTTCGCCCACATTCGTCGATTGAAAGTATTCGCACGAAAAACATAGCAACACGAGCAGTATGACACTTACGTTTCTCAATATGATTATTTTACGAGTTTTTTAAGTTTGCGATAGGTACGTTTGTTAATCTTAACTTCGTAGTTTTCCTTTAACGTTTTTACCCATTCTTTTTCAAGATATACTTGGTAGTCGCTGATGACTTTCCCTTTGATTTCAGAGAGCTTTTTGTCGCTCGCAGGCATGATTTCGTTAACTTTTACAATCGTGAAATCTGTACTGCCATCATTAAAAATTTTAGAAACACCTTGCTCCAGTTTGAAGCCTTTCGGCAAATTTCGATGTCCTTCTTCATACACACCTGGCGAAAAGATAACACTTACCTTACTGTCTTTGTTGATTTCTTGTTTAATTTCATCCAAAGACTTCCCTTCTTTGAGTAATTGTTGTACGTTTTCGGCAGCTTCTTTTTGTGTACAAGAAGCAATGACGCCTTCTATACGTTTTTTCCATTGGTAATCTTCTTTATGGTTATTGAAGAATTTTTCTAGACCAATTGTGTCCGTTTTGGCTCTTTCCCAAATTTCTGTTTCCATCAAATCAAAAAGCAACAATCCATCGCGATATTCACCATAAATAGCGGCAAAATCTTCACTAATGTTTTCTAAGTCATTTTCATAAAAAGCCATCAATTCTTTATCTCTAAATTCCTTGTAATAACGGTTGATAAATCCTTTTGCTTCTGGCTTTTTTACCATGGTACGCGCACGGTTTTTTAATAAAAATGTTGCAAAATCTTTGTACGTAACTTTCGCATCTTCAATTTGAAAAAGCGTTTTGTTTAAAAATGTTTCGTCTGTTGGAAGTTTCCAGCTTTTACTGAAGAATGTTGCATCTGCCAAATTGTAAAAATCAGATTTCGCATTTTCGTTTTCTGTGATTGTATATGTGTTTCGAATTTTTTTAAGAATAGACGAATTGATCACACCTGCACGCTTGTCATTTTTTATTCTGCGTTCTAAGTTTGGCTTTTCTTCCTCATAACTTTTCATTCCATGTTTTGAGATGAGTTTTACAATGTGCCAACCAAATTCTGATTGAAATGGTTTTGAAATTTCGCCTAGTTCTTTTAAAGAAAAAGCCACTTCTTCAAATTCCTTTGAGCGCAAACGTCCACGACCAAATTTTGGTAATTTTCCATCATTTACTCCAGAACTTCTGTCTTCGGAATACCGTTTTGCCAATTTTCCAAAATCAGCACCTGATTGAATCTGCGAATAAATATCTTTTATTTTTTGCTGTGGATCTTCTTTACTTTCGTTTTGCTTTATATTTAATAGCAAAATATGCGCTACGATTACTTCGCCCACATTGGCGCGAATGTCTTCTGTTTTGATGATATGGTAGCCGAATTGTGTGCGAATTGGCATGGAAACTTCGCCTACTTTCGTGTTGAACGCTGCCGATTCAAACGGATACACCATGCGAAATGCTGAAAAATAGCCCAAATCTCCTTTATTAGCAGGAATTCTGTCGTTTCCTTTCGCAGAAGGATCATCAGAATGTTGCATTGCCATTTGACCAAAGTCGGCACCTTCTATGATCGATTTGCGCACGCTCATCGTTTTTTGATACGCTGTCAAGGTGTCTTGCGGAGAAGCATCTTGCGAAACGTTGATGAGAATATGACTTGCTTTTACTTCTTTTTGCAAACGATCATACGCTTCTTTTACTAACTTTTCAGTAGCGTTTGCATCCGTAAGGTAATTTCTTGATAATTGTTTGCGATAGCCTGCTAATTCTTTTTTGTATGCATCTTTTTCGTGTAGCTTCAACTTCTCGGCTTCTTTTAATTTTAATTTATACTCGAGAAACAAATCAAAATACTCTTTAATTTCTTTTTGATCTTTTTCATCAATAATATCTAGATTCTTTTTGTAAACTCTTGAAAATTCAGAAACGTAGGTCGGTTCGTCTTCAATGGTAAACAACACTTTGTCTTTTTCATTTTGTCCAAAACTTGTGAAGGTCACAAAAAGGAGTAAGAATAATTGAATGTTCTTTTTCATAATGTATATTTATTTCTATCAGCTGTAATGTATGTTATTATGCAAACATTTTTGCTTGGAATATTTTTGAGAAAGACAAAAATAACAATTCATCAATATATAGCAACTAAATAGAAAGGCTATTATTGCCTGCTTTTTATATTTTGGCGCAATTGTTGAAGTTTTAAGAAAAAAATATGAACTTTCAACTTTGAAATAGTTTGTATTTAGATTAATTTTACAAAAAACTATATCTATGAAAAAAAATTACCTCTTTTTACTTTTAATGCTATTTGCTAGTATGAGTTACGCACAGGAAGTGATTAGCTTTTTAGGATATGATGGTGTCGGAAGTACCCAAACAGCAGCTACGGCTACTATTAATGATCCTATTACGCTTCGATTTGAAGACAATGATATCATTAATAACTTCTACACAGAAAATCAAACATTTATCCATGTATACTTAGGTTTGAGTACTGCTAGTGGAGATTTTCAAGCTGTTCCTGGTGCTTTTAGCGACCTTTCTTGGCAACCTGTGTTAAACTTAACGGATGGAGATGCTGCAACAGCTACAAATACCTATGAAATTACATTTACACCAGGACAATTATTTCCATCATTAGTGAATGAAAATGTGTTAGGAATTAATTTGTTATTTCAAAACCAATTTGGTGGTGGCGGAAACAATCAATCTGTCGATTTGTTTATTGATTTGGTGGATGATACGCTAAACAGTAGTACGCTAAGTATAGGTAACAACTCAAAAAATAGCGTAAAAACTATGTATAATAATGGACGACTGGAAATTTCTGGTATCAATACCACTTCTAATATCGCTATCTACAACCTATTAGGTCGCCAAGTAGTAGACTTGAAGAATGTAGCGATTAATGGAACGTTTAGTAAGTTTTTAGATTTACCAAAGAATAATATTTACATCGTAAAAATTTCGTCATCCACATTTTCAAAGACATTTAAAATTGTAGCAAAATAAGTTTGGTACACACAATTATATACAAGAGCGGATGATTTTCATTCGCTTTTTTTATGTTTTGAAATGAGTTCAATATGTATTTTTGTAAAAAAATTAACCATGGGAAAAGTCAAACTCATCTGGGATTTTAGAGGTCCTAACGGAAAACGCACAGCAGCACATCATTGCATTCACTTGACTGATTTTGTGAAGATGGAAAACGTGCATGGAGAAGCCATTAAAGTTGTGGAATTTTCCGAAATGCACGCAGCAGCCACTATGATTATCAACGAAGAAGATGTTTCGTTGATGCGTGAAAAACTGAAACCGCATCGTGGACAACGTGTAGAAGAATAAATTTTCTCAAGAAAAGTTTTTCAATCAATATGTGCAATGAACAAGAAAAAATATATTTTTAAGTTTTTAGATGAATTGTCTCGTAACAATTCTAAAAAATGGATGGACGAAAATAGATCCACGTATCAACTTGCCAAAACGTATTGGTTGAGCGAAGTTGAAAAAATGTTGGAACGTTTGTGTAAATACGACTCACATTTTGAAATGTTTACTCCAAAAAATACCATACAGCGCATTACCAACAACCGAATGTTTCATCCTGAAAAGCCTATCTACAAAACTAAATTTGCATTTTCTCCTACGCGAAAAAAAGACGAATACGCGCCTATTTTTTTCTCTATCGGTGCTGCCGAATCACTTGTTGGCGGTGGCATTTGGCGACCAAATACTGATATTTTAAAAAAAGTAAGAGCGCACATTGATACAGATGAAAACAAACTTCAAAAAGCTATTTCTTCTAAAGAATTTGTAACTTTTTTTGGTGGTTTGCGAGAAGATGATCAAAAACTAAAAACAGCTCCTCGCGGCTACGATTATGAACATCCACATATTGAATTGTTACGTTATAAAAATTTTACCGCGGGCATTGAACCAACGAGAGAAACAATAATCAATAAAGATTTGGCAGATATTGCAGAAGAAGTATACTTGAAATTGAAACCGATGAACGACTTTTTCCATGAAGCTTTACACAAATAGTCAAATTATTTTTAAAAAATCAATAATTAAGTATTTCTTTCTATTTCAGTCACATACAGCATTGCTTTTTAAAAAAACCTTCATTGCAAACGTTAATTTTATGCAAGTTTATTTTTTTGGTATGATGTTTTCATTACTTTAGCCAACTTTGAAAAACAAAAAATTTAATCTGATGAAAATTAAACATTTACTGTACACATTCGCTATTGTATTTTGTTCATATACAGCTACGGCACAAACGAAAGTTGGAACTGTTAACGTGAATATTTTGGTATCTAAATTGCCAGAAATTGCACAAGTACAAAAAGGAATGGAAGCGTATGAAAAGGAGTTAGAAGCTGATTTAAAAGCAAAATTAGCAGCTTACGAAAAAGAAGTCAAAGAAGCCAATGCGGCTTTTAAAGAAATGACTGATGAAGCTAAAAAGAAAAAACAACAAGAAATTTTCGAATTGGAAAACGACATCCAAAAGTTCCGACAAAATGCGGTACAATTGGTACAGTTGCGACAAGATGAATTGATGCGTCCGTTGTATAAAAAAGTTGGAGTAGCTTTATCTGCCATTGCAAAAGAAGAAAAGTTTACACAAGTTTTTACACTTGATGGCAACGAATTGGCGTATATAGATCCTAACTTTGATTTGACGTTAAAAACGGCTGCAAGACTTGGTATTACGGTCGAAGACAAAAAATAAAAATAGCAGTATAACAATTAGTATCTAAAAAAAGAGGCTGTCCAAATCAATGGACAGCCTTTTGTATGTTTAAAAACTATTTATTTTACCTTCTTGAATAGTTGGGTGCTTCTTTCGTTATCGCTACATCGTGTGGGTGACTTTCATTGATTCCACTTGCGGT harbors:
- a CDS encoding peptidylprolyl isomerase, producing the protein MKKNIQLFLLLFVTFTSFGQNEKDKVLFTIEDEPTYVSEFSRVYKKNLDIIDEKDQKEIKEYFDLFLEYKLKLKEAEKLKLHEKDAYKKELAGYRKQLSRNYLTDANATEKLVKEAYDRLQKEVKASHILINVSQDASPQDTLTAYQKTMSVRKSIIEGADFGQMAMQHSDDPSAKGNDRIPANKGDLGYFSAFRMVYPFESAAFNTKVGEVSMPIRTQFGYHIIKTEDIRANVGEVIVAHILLLNIKQNESKEDPQQKIKDIYSQIQSGADFGKLAKRYSEDRSSGVNDGKLPKFGRGRLRSKEFEEVAFSLKELGEISKPFQSEFGWHIVKLISKHGMKSYEEEKPNLERRIKNDKRAGVINSSILKKIRNTYTITENENAKSDFYNLADATFFSKSWKLPTDETFLNKTLFQIEDAKVTYKDFATFLLKNRARTMVKKPEAKGFINRYYKEFRDKELMAFYENDLENISEDFAAIYGEYRDGLLLFDLMETEIWERAKTDTIGLEKFFNNHKEDYQWKKRIEGVIASCTQKEAAENVQQLLKEGKSLDEIKQEINKDSKVSVIFSPGVYEEGHRNLPKGFKLEQGVSKIFNDGSTDFTIVKVNEIMPASDKKLSEIKGKVISDYQVYLEKEWVKTLKENYEVKINKRTYRKLKKLVK
- a CDS encoding T9SS type A sorting domain-containing protein encodes the protein MKKNYLFLLLMLFASMSYAQEVISFLGYDGVGSTQTAATATINDPITLRFEDNDIINNFYTENQTFIHVYLGLSTASGDFQAVPGAFSDLSWQPVLNLTDGDAATATNTYEITFTPGQLFPSLVNENVLGINLLFQNQFGGGGNNQSVDLFIDLVDDTLNSSTLSIGNNSKNSVKTMYNNGRLEISGINTTSNIAIYNLLGRQVVDLKNVAINGTFSKFLDLPKNNIYIVKISSSTFSKTFKIVAK
- a CDS encoding peptidyl-prolyl cis-trans isomerase is translated as MRNVSVILLVLLCFSCEYFQSTNVGEPIARVGESYLYESDILPLLSDNISSEDSTMIVNNYIDRWATQELFIQRAKFNLPQEKLDAFDELVEEYRNDLYIEAYKEALVKQSIDTTVTAFDEAAYYTTNKENFKLNEELLKLRYINIAKDNSNIEEITERFERFDTEDKFVLDSLAIQFNNYSLNDSIWVKQTQIFNKIPVINTENKEKYLKKSQFSQIEDSLELYLVRIEDKIGRNDIAPLAYVRPTVRQIILNKRKLEFIRKLEKDITKDAIKQKQFETYN
- a CDS encoding DUF2461 domain-containing protein, whose product is MNKKKYIFKFLDELSRNNSKKWMDENRSTYQLAKTYWLSEVEKMLERLCKYDSHFEMFTPKNTIQRITNNRMFHPEKPIYKTKFAFSPTRKKDEYAPIFFSIGAAESLVGGGIWRPNTDILKKVRAHIDTDENKLQKAISSKEFVTFFGGLREDDQKLKTAPRGYDYEHPHIELLRYKNFTAGIEPTRETIINKDLADIAEEVYLKLKPMNDFFHEALHK
- a CDS encoding OmpH family outer membrane protein, yielding MKIKHLLYTFAIVFCSYTATAQTKVGTVNVNILVSKLPEIAQVQKGMEAYEKELEADLKAKLAAYEKEVKEANAAFKEMTDEAKKKKQQEIFELENDIQKFRQNAVQLVQLRQDELMRPLYKKVGVALSAIAKEEKFTQVFTLDGNELAYIDPNFDLTLKTAARLGITVEDKK